In one window of Vibrio sp. DW001 DNA:
- a CDS encoding LutB/LldF family L-lactate oxidation iron-sulfur protein has protein sequence MSQTPQNFHQQAHAALQDKQLRANFRGAMDYLRDKRKTAFSDLDEEKAIRDLSEAIRQRCLSKLPTLLEQLERNCINNGIQVHWAEDAEQANDIIADIANSVQGKFIIKGKSMVSEEIELNHEMAKLGIECLESDMGEYIVQLDGDKPSHIIMPAIHKNKQEVSDTFEQNLDNFTPTVDVDELIQTGRTRLRRKFHDADIGLSGVNFAVAETGTLCLVENEGNGRMTTTVPNVHIAITGIEKVVEFLSDVPPLYSALTRSATGQAISTYFNMITSPRKQGEKDGPEQVHLVLLDNGRTQAYRDEELRKTLQCIRCGACMNHCPVYTKIGGHAYGTVYPGPIGKIISPHLLGLDKTKDLVTASSLCGACGEVCPVRIPIPEMLQRLRREAKNPEQEGTFPLKGQQSAKSKTEALAIKSFAYAATHPTMYHFGTRSATTFRFLMPKKLGPWTQCRTAPKPAEKTLHQRMKEHKRDQK, from the coding sequence ATGTCACAAACTCCACAGAATTTTCATCAGCAAGCACACGCTGCACTTCAAGATAAACAACTACGTGCCAACTTTCGTGGCGCGATGGATTACCTGCGAGACAAGCGAAAAACGGCCTTTTCGGATTTAGATGAAGAGAAAGCGATTCGTGATCTTTCAGAAGCGATAAGGCAGCGCTGTTTAAGTAAATTGCCGACATTGCTTGAACAATTGGAGCGAAATTGTATCAACAATGGCATACAAGTTCATTGGGCAGAAGACGCAGAGCAAGCCAACGATATTATTGCAGACATTGCCAATAGTGTGCAGGGAAAATTCATCATCAAGGGTAAGTCGATGGTGAGTGAAGAGATAGAACTCAATCATGAGATGGCAAAGTTAGGTATAGAGTGTTTAGAAAGTGATATGGGAGAGTATATCGTACAACTTGATGGTGATAAGCCTTCTCATATCATCATGCCAGCGATCCACAAAAATAAGCAGGAAGTCAGCGATACCTTCGAACAAAACTTAGATAATTTTACACCTACTGTTGATGTTGACGAACTGATTCAAACGGGGCGTACTCGATTACGCCGTAAATTTCATGATGCGGATATTGGACTTTCAGGTGTTAATTTCGCGGTGGCAGAAACGGGAACCTTGTGCTTGGTTGAGAATGAAGGTAACGGACGGATGACGACGACGGTGCCTAATGTCCATATCGCTATTACAGGCATAGAAAAGGTCGTTGAGTTTTTATCTGATGTGCCTCCGCTTTATAGTGCGTTAACTCGCTCGGCTACTGGGCAGGCTATTAGCACCTATTTTAATATGATCACGTCTCCGAGAAAGCAAGGTGAAAAAGATGGCCCAGAACAGGTTCATCTTGTTCTGTTAGACAACGGGAGAACTCAGGCTTATCGAGACGAAGAGTTAAGAAAAACGCTTCAATGTATTCGTTGTGGCGCCTGTATGAATCATTGTCCTGTCTACACAAAAATAGGCGGCCACGCTTATGGTACCGTTTATCCGGGGCCGATCGGAAAAATTATTTCGCCACATCTATTAGGTTTAGATAAAACCAAGGACCTTGTGACCGCGTCTAGTCTATGTGGAGCGTGTGGTGAGGTGTGTCCTGTCCGCATTCCCATTCCTGAGATGCTACAACGCTTAAGGCGAGAAGCAAAGAATCCGGAACAAGAAGGGACGTTTCCACTTAAAGGACAACAATCGGCTAAAAGCAAAACAGAAGCACTTGCCATAAAAAGCTTTGCTTATGCGGCAACGCATCCAACCATGTATCATTTTGGCACCCGTTCGGCGACGACATTTCGCTTTCTGATGCCGAAGAAATTGGGTCCTTGGACGCAATGTAGAACGGCACCTAAACCGGCTGAAAAAACATTACATCAAAGAATGAAAGAGCATAAAAGGGACCAAAAATGA
- a CDS encoding lactate utilization protein C — protein sequence MNSDNVKMSSQSARNRILEKLNQAQVTPMVKESLEYQPWGHVESPTQVEKTERFIACMEANHTEIKRILKSELDVTIQGIVADKAFKTAAIGTAGEYHQSFVRGLDKLETTLFDKAIEQWKTELFENVDVGVTHVLAGIADTGALVLWPSIEEPRTLSLVPPCHIAVIEESMIMSNFSEVMATQNWTNLIPTNALLISGPSKTADIQQTLAYGAHGPSELVVLIIKNVL from the coding sequence ATGAACAGTGATAACGTGAAAATGAGCTCTCAGTCGGCGAGAAACAGGATCTTGGAAAAGCTAAATCAGGCACAGGTAACACCAATGGTTAAAGAATCGTTGGAATATCAGCCTTGGGGTCATGTGGAATCACCTACTCAGGTTGAAAAAACAGAACGTTTTATTGCTTGCATGGAAGCAAATCATACAGAGATCAAGCGAATTCTAAAAAGTGAACTAGACGTTACAATTCAAGGTATCGTTGCGGATAAGGCGTTTAAAACGGCCGCTATCGGTACCGCGGGTGAATATCATCAGAGTTTTGTTCGTGGTCTAGATAAATTAGAGACAACACTGTTCGATAAGGCTATCGAACAGTGGAAGACCGAGTTATTTGAAAATGTGGATGTAGGTGTAACGCACGTTTTAGCCGGAATTGCGGATACAGGTGCATTGGTATTGTGGCCAAGCATTGAAGAACCAAGGACTTTGTCTCTTGTGCCACCATGTCATATCGCGGTGATTGAAGAGTCGATGATCATGAGCAACTTCTCTGAAGTGATGGCCACGCAGAACTGGACGAATTTAATACCAACCAACGCACTATTGATCTCTGGTCCTTCGAAAACGGCAGACATTCAACAAACTCTCGCCTATGGCGCTCATGGGCCAAGTGAGCTTGTGGTGTTAATTATAAAAAACGTGTTGTAA
- a CDS encoding SDR family NAD(P)-dependent oxidoreductase has protein sequence MILITGASSGLGAALAKLHSVEDESLTIIGRDKAKLANVCQGLPSRVKALSVDLADAAQVSSLFDSIQRPNMVIHCAGSGYFGAIERQEPNQIRHLIDNNLLTTIHLLQELVKRYKDESVRVVIIMSTAAQAAKAGESTYCAVKWGVKGLVESVRLELKGKKMKLIGVYPGGMATEFWQTSGKKLDTSSFMSADEAASMIKDALQCTTNGYISDITVNRT, from the coding sequence ATGATTTTAATAACCGGCGCGAGTAGTGGTCTAGGGGCCGCTCTGGCCAAGTTGCATAGTGTTGAAGACGAATCGTTGACTATCATTGGTCGCGACAAGGCAAAGCTTGCCAATGTATGTCAAGGTCTACCTTCCCGTGTAAAAGCCTTATCCGTGGATCTCGCTGATGCGGCTCAAGTCTCATCGCTGTTTGATTCTATTCAGCGGCCTAATATGGTTATCCACTGCGCTGGTAGCGGTTATTTCGGGGCAATTGAACGTCAAGAGCCCAATCAAATACGCCATTTAATAGACAATAATTTGTTAACTACTATCCATCTGCTTCAGGAATTGGTAAAGCGTTACAAAGATGAAAGCGTTCGAGTGGTCATTATTATGTCTACTGCTGCGCAAGCCGCCAAAGCAGGGGAGTCAACTTACTGTGCAGTGAAATGGGGAGTGAAAGGTTTGGTTGAATCTGTCCGACTGGAATTGAAAGGTAAGAAGATGAAGTTGATTGGTGTTTATCCAGGGGGAATGGCGACGGAATTTTGGCAAACAAGTGGAAAAAAACTCGATACTTCTTCATTTATGTCGGCTGATGAAGCGGCGAGTATGATCAAAGATGCCCTGCAATGTACAACGAACGGTTACATTTCGGACATTACGGTTAACCGAACATAA
- a CDS encoding EAL domain-containing protein, which produces MPHHENSRFISMFDSAVEGLWIMATDGNVSFYNHTFYQQFELNLDDTHLDDWFALIHPMDKKQFSSRVDHHVEDESSNERVKTQYRVRKKDGSYCWIEATGVMKQDDSGSYMVGNHRDISEQKLLESYIRQLAYFDKMSGLPNSDKLKQDISEIPHNYILVHIHLDKIKSYINQYGEELIVEMLERVISCMNSFKRQRCEFYRNSLDTFSVLIHSAIMEKDLAKMCQQFVTDFRNMSRADGKLFAGEVFVGAYPCIDKSKPAEEVISWAAQTCEYAQRHEPAHWAICNPQVQKKVERFFYIESQIKSVIENGDISIRLQPIVSAKTYQPISFEALARWENGEKGEIYPGEFIPVAERKGFIETLGEAVLEQACMFINSYNVKWNSNLTINVNVSVLQLLDGNFPQRASEIALRCGVNASNVMLELTESVLLDDKYQAMGQIRQLKAFGFNLAMDDFGSGHSSLTGFFRLPFKQLKIDREFALEATKSEEPFSYLKFLNEMNQERGVAVTVEGIESQEMLTIFESANVSSYQGYLFARPMKPNDALMMDDKWNLLRFE; this is translated from the coding sequence ATGCCGCACCACGAAAATAGCCGCTTCATCAGCATGTTTGACTCTGCTGTTGAAGGTCTTTGGATTATGGCCACAGATGGAAACGTCTCTTTTTACAACCACACCTTTTACCAGCAATTTGAGCTTAATCTAGATGATACTCATCTAGACGACTGGTTTGCGTTGATCCACCCTATGGATAAAAAACAGTTCTCTAGTCGTGTAGACCACCATGTTGAAGATGAGTCGTCCAATGAACGAGTCAAAACCCAATATCGAGTTCGTAAAAAAGACGGCAGTTACTGCTGGATTGAAGCGACAGGTGTGATGAAACAAGATGATTCGGGTAGCTATATGGTGGGGAACCATAGAGATATTTCGGAACAAAAATTATTAGAATCCTATATTCGTCAACTGGCATATTTTGACAAAATGTCAGGCCTACCTAATAGCGATAAGCTAAAACAGGATATCTCAGAAATACCCCATAATTATATATTGGTTCATATCCATTTGGATAAGATTAAATCCTATATCAATCAGTATGGCGAAGAGCTAATAGTGGAAATGCTGGAGAGAGTCATCTCTTGTATGAACTCGTTTAAGAGGCAGCGTTGTGAATTCTACCGAAATTCTCTCGATACATTTTCAGTCTTGATACACAGCGCCATTATGGAAAAAGATTTGGCTAAAATGTGTCAGCAGTTCGTCACTGATTTTCGTAATATGTCGAGGGCTGACGGTAAGCTATTTGCGGGAGAGGTTTTTGTTGGTGCTTATCCATGTATCGATAAGAGCAAACCTGCAGAAGAGGTGATTAGCTGGGCAGCACAAACCTGTGAGTATGCGCAGAGACACGAGCCTGCTCATTGGGCTATCTGTAATCCACAGGTACAGAAAAAAGTGGAGCGTTTCTTCTATATTGAAAGCCAGATAAAAAGTGTAATAGAAAATGGTGATATATCCATCCGTTTGCAACCCATTGTCAGTGCGAAAACCTATCAACCAATCAGTTTCGAGGCGTTAGCTAGATGGGAAAATGGGGAGAAAGGCGAGATATACCCCGGCGAGTTTATACCTGTTGCCGAACGCAAAGGCTTCATAGAAACGCTGGGTGAAGCGGTATTAGAACAAGCTTGCATGTTTATAAATAGCTATAATGTGAAATGGAATAGCAACCTAACTATCAATGTAAACGTGTCGGTATTGCAGCTTTTAGATGGGAACTTCCCTCAGCGGGCATCGGAGATTGCGCTTCGTTGTGGCGTAAATGCGTCCAATGTCATGCTCGAACTTACAGAGTCAGTGCTGCTGGATGACAAGTATCAGGCGATGGGTCAAATCAGGCAGTTAAAGGCGTTCGGTTTCAATCTTGCGATGGATGATTTTGGTTCGGGCCATAGCTCTTTAACGGGCTTTTTCCGTCTTCCTTTTAAACAGTTAAAGATCGATAGAGAGTTTGCACTTGAAGCAACCAAATCTGAGGAACCTTTCTCTTATCTCAAATTTTTAAATGAGATGAATCAAGAACGAGGCGTCGCGGTGACCGTTGAAGGTATAGAGTCGCAAGAAATGCTGACGATATTTGAGTCGGCAAATGTGAGCTCTTATCAAGGCTATCTTTTTGCAAGGCCAATGAAGCCGAACGATGCTTTGATGATGGATGATAAATGGAACCTGCTTAGGTTTGAATAA
- a CDS encoding methyl-accepting chemotaxis protein, giving the protein MKNLSFKAKVLALLISIISISVLTSFLSANYYISQYIAQSDTKNIQTQLVLVKDKLVGDIANDVKLAKSSNFSIMEISSTLDATGFKDIIKLSYDLMFNKSGSIDAPELVEKYKSQMTTTGDEAVISDIYFENTVPHLSILVPRGGEGRDLFIIDLTSIQELLASSSVKGSYVELKDSVGNILFSNKVDGDLIPVENIFDVGGKNWTLTGYIDKGFIQTNTDSLNGSITIALLIAAAIIIPLSIVALNIAFKPIVALRDVITDLANGSGDLTHRLQVYTKDDLGKIADGINKFIENLQRMMIDVSSSSEKINDEIELLEGQADSNQNLLKAHTAEMEMAVTSINEMSSTADAVAESAATAAKQTESTNKEAEQSKVIVQQAVNSVTALVDEVEHTSQTIILMNEDTAQIGQVLNVIGEIAEQTNLLALNAAIEAARAGEHGRGFAVVADEVRALAARTRQSTTEINEMLDKLSSGSSAVVSSMNSTKESCQQTADTTSQVMTSLDLMTDSVVEINDLAAQIATSAEEQSSVTEEINRNMVAIQQMIETLNSNGSETANSTHQLTDSNQQLVGIVSKFKLR; this is encoded by the coding sequence ATGAAAAATCTATCCTTTAAAGCAAAAGTACTCGCTTTGCTCATTTCGATAATTTCAATATCGGTTCTAACTTCTTTCCTAAGTGCGAATTACTATATTAGCCAATATATCGCTCAATCTGATACGAAGAATATCCAAACACAACTAGTTTTAGTAAAGGACAAGTTAGTCGGCGATATAGCGAACGATGTGAAATTAGCGAAAAGTTCTAATTTCAGCATTATGGAAATTTCAAGTACTTTGGACGCGACAGGTTTCAAAGACATCATCAAATTATCTTATGACTTGATGTTTAATAAAAGCGGTAGCATTGACGCACCGGAATTGGTTGAAAAATACAAGAGCCAGATGACGACAACAGGCGATGAAGCTGTTATTAGTGATATCTACTTTGAGAACACCGTCCCTCACCTTTCCATCTTAGTCCCACGCGGTGGTGAAGGGCGCGACTTATTCATCATCGATCTCACCAGTATCCAAGAGTTACTTGCTTCTTCTTCAGTCAAAGGTAGCTACGTTGAATTAAAAGATTCTGTTGGTAACATTTTGTTCTCAAACAAAGTGGATGGTGATTTAATTCCTGTAGAAAATATCTTTGATGTGGGCGGCAAGAATTGGACACTCACGGGCTATATAGACAAAGGGTTTATACAAACCAATACCGACAGCTTAAATGGTTCCATTACTATTGCGCTACTCATCGCGGCAGCCATCATTATTCCTTTGAGTATTGTAGCCCTTAATATTGCCTTCAAACCGATTGTTGCGCTCAGAGATGTTATTACAGATTTGGCAAATGGTAGTGGCGACTTAACCCACAGGTTACAAGTTTACACCAAAGACGACCTCGGCAAGATTGCGGATGGTATCAATAAGTTCATTGAAAACCTGCAACGAATGATGATAGATGTTTCCTCTTCAAGTGAAAAGATTAACGATGAAATCGAACTCTTAGAAGGACAGGCCGATTCCAATCAAAATCTACTCAAAGCGCATACTGCGGAAATGGAAATGGCGGTCACTTCGATTAACGAGATGAGTTCAACCGCAGACGCCGTTGCAGAAAGCGCCGCGACAGCAGCCAAACAGACAGAGTCAACCAACAAAGAAGCTGAGCAATCTAAGGTTATCGTTCAACAAGCCGTCAATAGCGTTACTGCGTTAGTTGATGAAGTTGAACATACCTCTCAGACAATTATATTGATGAATGAAGATACCGCTCAGATTGGCCAGGTGTTGAATGTGATTGGTGAAATCGCGGAACAGACTAACCTGTTAGCACTTAACGCTGCCATTGAAGCCGCGCGAGCTGGAGAGCATGGCCGTGGATTTGCTGTCGTCGCTGACGAAGTGCGAGCATTAGCCGCCAGAACTCGACAAAGTACGACCGAAATAAATGAAATGCTTGATAAACTCAGTAGTGGCTCTTCCGCCGTTGTTTCGAGTATGAACTCAACCAAAGAAAGCTGTCAACAAACCGCTGATACGACTTCTCAGGTAATGACTTCTCTTGACCTAATGACCGATTCCGTGGTCGAAATAAACGATCTCGCTGCGCAGATAGCAACCTCTGCCGAAGAACAGAGCTCCGTAACCGAAGAGATAAACCGCAACATGGTTGCGATTCAACAAATGATAGAAACACTAAACAGCAACGGAAGCGAAACCGCAAACAGTACCCATCAACTTACCGATTCAAATCAACAGTTAGTGGGTATAGTGAGCAAATTTAAGCTTCGTTAA